A single window of Pseudomonas benzenivorans DNA harbors:
- the hisA gene encoding 1-(5-phosphoribosyl)-5-[(5-phosphoribosylamino)methylideneamino]imidazole-4-carboxamide isomerase, which produces MLIIPAIDLKDGACVRLRQGRMEDSTVFSDDPVSMAAKWVEGGCRRLHLVDLNGAFEGQPVNGEVVTAIARRYPTLPIQIGGGIRSLETIEHYVKAGVSYVIIGTKAVKQPEFVAEACKAFPGKVIVGLDAKDGFVATDGWAEVSTVQAVDLARRFEADGVSAIVYTDIAKDGMMQGCNVEATAALAAASRIPVIASGGIHNLGDIGKLLAAKAPGIIGAITGRAIYEGTLDVAEAQAYCDAYNG; this is translated from the coding sequence ATGCTGATTATCCCCGCTATCGATCTCAAGGACGGCGCCTGCGTGCGTCTGCGCCAGGGCCGCATGGAAGACTCCACGGTGTTTTCCGATGACCCGGTGAGCATGGCCGCCAAGTGGGTGGAGGGCGGTTGCCGTCGCCTGCACCTGGTCGACCTCAACGGCGCCTTCGAGGGCCAGCCGGTCAACGGCGAGGTGGTCACCGCCATCGCCAGGCGCTACCCGACCCTGCCGATCCAGATCGGCGGCGGCATCCGCTCCCTGGAAACCATCGAGCACTACGTCAAGGCCGGCGTCAGCTACGTGATCATCGGCACCAAGGCGGTCAAGCAGCCGGAGTTCGTCGCCGAGGCGTGCAAGGCCTTCCCCGGCAAGGTCATAGTCGGCCTGGACGCCAAGGACGGCTTCGTCGCCACCGACGGCTGGGCCGAGGTCAGCACCGTGCAGGCGGTGGACCTGGCCAGGCGTTTCGAGGCCGATGGCGTGTCGGCGATCGTCTACACCGACATCGCCAAGGACGGCATGATGCAGGGCTGCAACGTCGAGGCGACCGCTGCCCTGGCTGCCGCCAGCCGCATCCCGGTGATCGCCTCCGGGGGCATCCACAACCTCGGCGACATCGGCAAGCTGCTGGCCGCCAAGGCGCCGGGGATCATCGGCGCCATCACCGGCCGGGCGATCTACGAAGGCACCCTGGACGTGGCCGAGGCCCAGGCCTACTGCGACGCCTACAACGGCTGA
- a CDS encoding DUF2164 domain-containing protein translates to MSRGKDRAPLLRLDAEQEQAALRLLQRFLDERFELQLGSFEVQELLDLFARDIAPQFYNKAIFDVQAHLKDRFESIESDLWALEKS, encoded by the coding sequence ATGAGCCGGGGCAAGGATCGGGCGCCGTTGTTGCGCCTGGACGCCGAGCAGGAACAGGCCGCGTTGCGCCTGCTGCAGCGCTTTCTGGACGAGCGCTTCGAGCTGCAGCTGGGCAGTTTCGAGGTGCAGGAGCTGCTCGACCTGTTCGCCCGCGACATTGCCCCACAGTTTTACAACAAGGCGATTTTCGATGTGCAAGCGCACCTGAAGGACAGGTTCGAGAGCATCGAAAGCGACTTGTGGGCGCTCGAGAAGAGCTGA
- the hisH gene encoding imidazole glycerol phosphate synthase subunit HisH — MQTVAVIDYGMGNLHSVAKALEHVGAGRVLVTSDAQVIREADRVVFPGVGAIRDCMAEIRRLGFDSLVREVSQDRPFLGICVGMQALLERSEENDGVDCIGLFPGQVRFFGKGMEEEGEQLKVPHMGWNQVSQSVRHPLWHDIPDQARFYFVHSYYVEAGKAQQVVGRGHYGKDFAAALAEGSRFAVQFHPEKSHTHGLQLLQNFAAWDGRW, encoded by the coding sequence ATGCAGACGGTCGCTGTTATCGATTACGGCATGGGCAACCTGCACTCGGTGGCCAAGGCGCTTGAGCACGTCGGTGCCGGCCGGGTGCTGGTGACCAGCGATGCCCAGGTGATCCGCGAGGCCGACCGGGTGGTATTCCCCGGGGTCGGCGCGATTCGCGACTGCATGGCCGAGATCCGTCGCCTGGGCTTCGACAGCCTGGTCCGTGAGGTCAGTCAGGACCGCCCCTTCCTCGGCATCTGCGTCGGCATGCAGGCGCTGCTCGAGCGCAGCGAGGAGAACGACGGGGTCGACTGCATCGGCCTGTTTCCCGGCCAGGTGCGCTTCTTCGGCAAGGGCATGGAGGAGGAGGGCGAACAGCTCAAGGTGCCGCACATGGGCTGGAACCAGGTGAGCCAGTCGGTCAGGCATCCGCTGTGGCACGACATCCCCGACCAGGCGCGCTTCTACTTCGTGCACAGCTACTACGTCGAGGCGGGCAAGGCCCAGCAGGTGGTCGGTCGCGGTCACTACGGCAAGGACTTCGCCGCGGCGCTGGCCGAGGGTTCGCGCTTCGCCGTGCAGTTCCATCCGGAGAAGAGCCACACCCACGGCCTGCAGCTGCTGCAGAATTTCGCCGCCTGGGATGGCCGCTGGTAG
- the hisB gene encoding imidazoleglycerol-phosphate dehydratase HisB: MAERTAFVERNTLETQIKVSINLDGTGKARFDIGVPFLEHMLDQIARHGLIDLDIECKGDLHIDDHHTVEDVGITLGQAFTKAIGDKKGMTRYGHSYVPLDEALSRVVIDFSGRPGLQMHVPFTRAVVGGFDVDLFQEFFQGFVNHALVSLHIDNLRGTNTHHQIETVFKAFGRALRMAVTLDERMAGQMPSTKGCL; this comes from the coding sequence ATGGCCGAACGTACGGCATTCGTCGAGCGCAACACCCTGGAGACCCAGATCAAGGTCTCGATCAACCTGGACGGCACTGGCAAGGCGCGCTTTGACATCGGCGTGCCCTTTCTCGAGCACATGCTCGACCAGATCGCCCGCCATGGGTTGATCGACCTGGATATCGAGTGCAAGGGCGATCTGCACATCGACGACCACCATACCGTCGAGGACGTCGGCATCACCCTCGGCCAGGCCTTCACCAAGGCCATCGGCGACAAGAAGGGCATGACCCGCTACGGCCATTCCTATGTACCGCTGGACGAGGCGCTGTCGCGCGTGGTGATCGACTTCTCCGGTCGTCCCGGCCTGCAGATGCATGTGCCCTTCACCCGCGCGGTGGTCGGCGGTTTCGATGTCGACCTGTTCCAGGAATTCTTCCAGGGCTTCGTCAACCATGCCCTGGTATCCCTGCACATCGACAACCTGCGGGGCACCAACACCCACCATCAGATCGAGACCGTGTTCAAGGCCTTCGGCCGCGCCCTGCGCATGGCTGTGACCCTGGACGAGCGCATGGCCGGGCAGATGCCGTCGACCAAGGGTTGCCTGTAA